The following are encoded together in the Myotis daubentonii chromosome Y, mMyoDau2.1, whole genome shotgun sequence genome:
- the LOC132225566 gene encoding melanoma antigen preferentially expressed in tumors-like encodes MGMSLPAPRRLLELACQSLLRDEASAIAALEWLPMELFPPLFITAFTGKHSRVLKAMVQAWPFPCLPLGALMNHRQSYQDILQAVLEGLDAMLAQDPRPRRCKLQVLNLQKRVHLEFWMVWAGTRAHVCSLLEPEALQPMRIRRKVHSLRARPNPPLAPVEVLIDLCLKKGVLDESLSYLIKKVSERRGLLHLCSKKLKVFAMSKQNTKILDMVQLVSVQDLEVNCTWKLSTLRKFAPYLGQMGNLRRFLLSHVITSSHTTLEQEKQCVGLVTSQFLNLPHLQELNLDDVSILRGHLDEILRCLKSPLETLSITNCLLFERDFRHLSQHLNVSQLKSLSFSGLNLTIISSRSLQFLLERASPTLQDLDLDECGIMDHQFLDILPALSHCSQLTTLSFCENPISMTVLEDLLRHVVGLSKLSCVIYAAPVESFEETSSNINLGRLAQMHAVLKHMLQELGRPGMVWLCAYPCPHCGCRTFHDPTPIL; translated from the exons atggggatgagcctcccagctccacgcCGACTCCTGGAACTGGCATGTCAGAGCCTGCTGCGGGATGAAGCCTCGGCCATCGCTGCTCTGGAGTGGCTTCCTATggagctcttcccacctcttttcatcacagccttcactgggaagcacagcagagtcctgaaggccatggtgcaggcttggcccttcccctgcctccctctgggggccctgatgaaccatcggcagtcttaccaggatatcttgcaggctgtgctcgagggactcgatgccatgcttgcccaggaccctcgacccag gagatgtaaactgcaggtgcttaatttacagaagagagttcatttggagttctggatggtgtgggcaggtaccagagcccatgtgtgctcactgctggagcctgaggccctgcagcccatgaggaTTAGGAGGAAAGTACACAGCTTAAGGGCCAGGCCAAATCCACCCTTGGCCCCCGTGGAGGTGTTAATAGACCTTTGCCTCAAGAAAGGTGTCCTTGATGAGTCCCTCAGCTACCTGATTAAGAAAGTCAGCGAGAGGAGAGGTTTGCTGCACCTTTGCTCTAAGAAGCTGAAGGTTTTTGCGATGTCGAAGCAAAACACTAAAATCCTGGATATGGTGCAGCTGGTCTCTGTccaggatttggaggtaaactgtacctggaagctgtccactctgaggaagttcgctccttacctgggccagatgggcaatctgcgccggttcctgctctcccacgtcatcacgtcttctcacaccaccttggagcaggagaagcagtgtgttggcctggtcacctctcaattcctcaacctgccccacctccaggagctcaATTTGGACGATGTCTCCAtcctcagaggccacctggatgaaatcctcag gtgcctgaagagccccttggagaccctgtccatcactaactgcctgcttttcgaaagagactttagacatctctcccagcatctgaatgtcagccagctgaaaagcctgagtttcagtgggctcaacctgaccattatcagttctcggtcactccaatttcttttagagagagcctcccccactctccaggacctggacttggatgagtgtgggatcatggaccaccagttcctggacatcctgccagccctgagccactgctcccagctcACAACCCTAAGTTTCTGTGAAAACCCCATCTCCATGACCGTCCTGGAGGACCTGCTTCGCCACGTTGTCGGGCTGAGCAAGCTGAGTTGCGTGATTTATGCGGCGCCCGTGGAGAGTTTTGAGGAAACTAGCAGcaacatcaacctgggccgacttgcccagatgcatgctgtgctaaagcatatgctgcaggagttgggtcggcccggcatggtctggctctgtgcttacccctgtcctcactgtggctgtagaaccttccatgacccaactcccattctgtga